The following coding sequences lie in one Bacillus sp. BGMRC 2118 genomic window:
- the rlmD gene encoding 23S rRNA (uracil(1939)-C(5))-methyltransferase RlmD: protein MEVEIHSLDDRGSGRAVAWRENELGNKKKLRLIIPQTLPGEKVRVTVDQPDRKTRKAMPDEILSSHDERTAPPCPHFEKCGGCVWQHWDYTGQLKEKTSFVKKVVGAQGFDSDLVIDTIGMDNPWHYRNKMEFTFSKDGSLGLHEQGNFRKIISLEQCLIAGKKMVEASMEVAQWAKDHELSGYDKDEHKGLLRHLMVRQSFVTGEIMLALFATEGPEAHLQEAADDLVKRITESFPEVKSLLWLENTDWADRTQSEKTHLLAGRDFIYDEMDGYRFRLWFDTFFQTNPTQAQKLVDLAVEMGQPKKTEKMIDLFCGVGTFSLPFASRVGKLAGIEIVETSIESAKRNAQDNGITNTYFLAKDARKGIDEVLESFGKPELLLLDPPRSGAGGKVMRRIGRSQPERIVYVSCNPETFATDIKELEPFGYTLKTVQPVDLFPHTVHVECVALLELNK, encoded by the coding sequence ATGGAAGTAGAAATTCATAGCTTAGATGATAGGGGATCAGGACGAGCAGTTGCCTGGCGCGAAAATGAACTCGGAAACAAGAAAAAATTGAGATTAATTATTCCGCAAACACTACCTGGAGAAAAGGTTCGTGTAACCGTGGACCAACCAGATCGTAAAACAAGAAAGGCAATGCCTGACGAGATTCTTTCGAGTCATGATGAACGTACGGCACCGCCATGTCCTCACTTTGAAAAATGCGGAGGCTGTGTATGGCAGCACTGGGACTATACTGGTCAGCTGAAGGAAAAGACGTCATTTGTTAAAAAAGTGGTGGGAGCACAAGGCTTTGACTCAGATTTAGTCATAGACACAATTGGGATGGACAACCCTTGGCACTATCGTAATAAAATGGAGTTCACATTTTCAAAGGACGGATCACTTGGTTTGCATGAACAAGGAAATTTCCGTAAAATTATTTCTCTTGAGCAATGTTTAATTGCCGGCAAGAAAATGGTTGAAGCATCAATGGAAGTTGCGCAGTGGGCAAAGGATCATGAACTGTCAGGCTATGATAAAGACGAGCACAAAGGATTACTTCGTCATTTAATGGTGAGACAATCATTTGTTACTGGTGAGATCATGCTGGCGTTATTTGCAACAGAGGGACCAGAAGCACATCTTCAAGAAGCAGCAGATGACTTAGTAAAGCGTATTACTGAAAGCTTCCCTGAAGTGAAGAGTTTATTATGGTTAGAAAATACGGATTGGGCAGACCGTACACAATCCGAGAAGACACATCTATTAGCAGGACGTGACTTTATCTATGATGAAATGGACGGCTACCGTTTCCGTTTATGGTTTGATACATTCTTCCAAACGAACCCAACCCAAGCTCAAAAGTTAGTAGACTTAGCAGTTGAAATGGGACAACCGAAGAAAACGGAAAAGATGATTGATCTATTCTGTGGCGTCGGTACATTCTCACTTCCATTTGCAAGTAGAGTTGGAAAGCTTGCTGGTATTGAAATTGTGGAAACGTCAATCGAATCCGCAAAGCGTAACGCACAGGATAATGGAATTACCAATACGTACTTTCTTGCAAAAGATGCGAGAAAGGGAATTGACGAAGTACTAGAAAGCTTTGGTAAACCTGAATTGCTATTACTTGATCCTCCTCGTTCAGGTGCAGGTGGGAAAGTAATGAGACGTATCGGTCGTTCACAGCCGGAGAGAATTGTCTATGTATCATGTAATCCGGAAACATTTGCGACAGATATAAAAGA
- a CDS encoding ABC transporter ATP-binding protein, translated as MALLEVKNLKKVYTTRFGGNHVQALTDVSFSLEDGEYVAIMGESGSGKTTLLNILAALDKPTSGKVLLNDKDIVSISEKDISAFRRKNLGFVFQDFNLLDTFSLQDNIFLPLVLSGTPYNEMTNRLKPLAEKLRIQDILSKFPYEVSGGQKQRAAVARALITNPQLVLADEPTGALDSHSSDDLLQIFSRINQEGQTVLMVTHSTKAASHANRVLFIKDGSVFHQLYKGSLSNEEMYQKISDTLNIIATGGVRND; from the coding sequence ATGGCACTGCTAGAAGTGAAAAATTTAAAAAAAGTATACACAACAAGATTTGGTGGAAATCATGTTCAGGCACTTACAGATGTCAGCTTTTCATTAGAAGATGGTGAATATGTGGCAATTATGGGCGAATCTGGTTCAGGTAAGACGACGTTATTAAATATATTAGCTGCTCTTGATAAACCGACAAGCGGCAAAGTTTTACTGAATGACAAGGATATAGTATCCATCAGTGAAAAGGATATTTCCGCATTTCGTCGAAAGAATCTCGGTTTTGTATTTCAGGATTTTAATCTACTTGATACATTTTCGTTGCAAGATAATATCTTTTTACCACTCGTTTTATCCGGCACTCCATACAATGAAATGACTAACCGTTTAAAGCCGCTTGCAGAAAAGTTAAGAATCCAAGATATATTATCTAAATTCCCCTATGAAGTTTCAGGCGGTCAAAAGCAGCGGGCAGCAGTAGCGAGGGCACTTATTACAAATCCACAGCTCGTTCTTGCTGATGAGCCAACCGGTGCATTGGATTCGCATTCCTCGGATGATCTATTGCAGATTTTTTCTCGGATTAATCAAGAAGGCCAAACGGTTCTAATGGTGACACATAGTACAAAGGCTGCAAGTCACGCAAATCGCGTTCTGTTTATAAAGGATGGATCTGTTTTCCATCAACTCTATAAAGGCTCCTTATCCAATGAAGAAATGTACCAGAAGATCTCGGATACATTAAATATCATTGCAACGGGCGGTGTTAGAAATGACTAG
- a CDS encoding DUF1385 domain-containing protein: MTINEVLINGGMAHSNAVSFYGKNYESRATRKKNGEIEVELKKLKPLPNWLHNMLRVPLLRGFADTLYAFYMKWYVGLFFMLLPLIMNYRMEMLADMVRSSGPDRFGFLSGLLSGFLVVVIMLKVTPMGKYHAAEHVMHNLYLQNSPITVEEGKNTSRIHEWCGTSVFILLAIYTVIMSFIPGPLWLKVVLWFPFYGEVLFSENSIVRTIFMPFKMVGYAFQLLTTSKPKEEHLEVSRQAFQVLLDKEQSLEKMNKTA, from the coding sequence ATGACGATAAATGAGGTTCTTATAAATGGTGGAATGGCTCATAGTAATGCCGTTTCATTTTACGGAAAAAATTATGAATCACGTGCTACTAGAAAGAAAAACGGAGAAATTGAGGTTGAACTAAAGAAGCTTAAGCCCTTGCCAAATTGGTTGCATAATATGTTGAGAGTTCCACTGCTTCGAGGCTTTGCCGATACCTTGTATGCATTTTATATGAAGTGGTATGTAGGACTTTTTTTCATGCTATTGCCTTTAATCATGAATTACCGAATGGAAATGTTGGCAGACATGGTTCGTTCATCTGGCCCTGATCGCTTTGGGTTTTTGTCAGGTTTACTTTCTGGATTTCTTGTTGTCGTGATCATGCTAAAGGTTACACCTATGGGAAAATATCATGCGGCAGAACATGTCATGCACAATTTATACTTACAAAACAGTCCTATCACAGTAGAAGAAGGCAAGAACACATCGAGGATTCATGAATGGTGCGGAACAAGTGTCTTCATTTTACTTGCGATCTATACCGTGATCATGTCATTTATCCCTGGGCCGCTATGGCTAAAAGTAGTGCTTTGGTTTCCTTTCTACGGTGAGGTCCTTTTCAGTGAAAATTCAATTGTAAGAACTATTTTTATGCCATTTAAAATGGTCGGTTACGCATTTCAATTACTTACAACGTCAAAACCAAAAGAAGAACATCTAGAAGTATCAAGACAGGCATTCCAAGTGCTGTTGGATAAAGAGCAATCATTAGAAAAAATGAATAAAACTGCTTAA
- a CDS encoding ABC transporter permease: protein MTRFFYTKLALTNINKQRKTYIPYILTCIITIAMFYMMHFMSGNPGLNDMSGGNSLRVILNLGNIVIGFFSVIFLFYTNSFLMKRRKKEFGLFNILGMEKKHISKVIVWETLFVAASSLVIGLASGMIIGKLMFLLLNNILRFEVTLTYFISLHSIGVTFILFLGIFVLTLLNNLRQIYLAKPIELLRGSQVGEKEPKTKWFLVLIGVASLSCGYYIALTTESPLAAMTKFFLAVILVIIGTYALFTAGTIALLKLLRKNKGFYYQTKHFISVSGMIYRMKQNAVGLANICILSTMVLVMLSTTVSLYIGMEDLLVNRYPKEITISANNLTEEETQKVEKLIQEEANKYEIEIENSIHYRSADFPAIREGNTFTTDRSTMESFADLSMIELIPLNEYNQLENETASLKDNEVHVYTSGGEPIKGTITIQGQDLQVKSQIEDLSSINDGSGEFGLTDSYLIVVKDEETVKALYPVEELDKTDWKELSYFAGFDAKGSSENEIALTNALSTKLTEASIQGHAEGREQSRESFYSVYGGLFFLGLFLGALFIMAAVLIMYYKQISEGYEDKGRFSIMQKVGLSKEEIKKSIKSQVLIVFFLPLITAVIHIAFAFKVITKLMALLNLTNIGLFVICTAATILIFAVFYAIVYKLTAREYYKIVS from the coding sequence ATGACTAGGTTCTTCTACACCAAGCTTGCCCTAACGAATATAAATAAACAACGGAAAACGTATATCCCTTATATTCTTACATGTATCATTACTATTGCTATGTTTTACATGATGCATTTTATGTCTGGAAATCCGGGACTGAATGACATGTCCGGTGGCAATTCCTTACGAGTTATTTTGAATTTAGGTAATATCGTCATCGGGTTCTTTTCAGTTATTTTCTTGTTCTATACAAATAGTTTTTTAATGAAACGACGGAAAAAGGAATTTGGACTATTCAACATTCTTGGTATGGAGAAAAAGCATATTTCCAAAGTCATTGTGTGGGAGACGCTTTTCGTTGCTGCAAGTAGTCTTGTTATTGGATTAGCAAGTGGAATGATTATAGGTAAATTAATGTTCCTTCTGTTGAATAATATATTACGTTTTGAAGTGACACTTACGTATTTTATTTCACTCCATTCAATAGGAGTTACATTCATTCTTTTTCTTGGGATTTTTGTTCTTACTCTTTTAAATAATTTAAGGCAAATCTATTTGGCGAAACCCATTGAATTATTACGAGGGAGTCAAGTTGGTGAAAAAGAACCAAAAACAAAATGGTTCCTCGTTTTAATTGGTGTGGCATCACTGTCTTGCGGTTATTACATCGCGCTCACTACTGAATCTCCATTAGCTGCGATGACTAAATTTTTCTTGGCAGTAATCCTGGTGATCATTGGAACATATGCGTTGTTTACAGCGGGCACGATAGCTCTATTAAAACTATTGCGTAAAAACAAAGGGTTCTATTATCAAACAAAACATTTTATCTCTGTATCCGGAATGATTTATCGTATGAAACAAAACGCAGTAGGTCTAGCCAATATTTGTATTCTATCGACAATGGTATTGGTTATGTTATCAACAACAGTGTCTCTTTATATTGGGATGGAAGATTTGTTGGTAAATCGCTACCCGAAAGAAATTACGATTTCAGCTAATAACCTTACTGAAGAAGAAACACAAAAAGTAGAAAAACTAATCCAGGAAGAGGCGAATAAGTACGAAATAGAAATAGAAAATTCGATTCATTACCGCTCTGCGGACTTTCCGGCCATTAGGGAGGGAAACACATTTACAACAGACCGCAGCACAATGGAATCATTTGCGGATTTATCTATGATCGAACTAATTCCTCTTAATGAGTACAATCAGTTGGAAAATGAAACAGCTTCATTAAAGGATAATGAGGTCCATGTATATACGTCTGGAGGAGAGCCTATTAAAGGCACTATTACAATCCAAGGACAGGACCTTCAAGTAAAGAGTCAGATAGAAGACTTATCTTCAATTAATGATGGATCTGGTGAGTTTGGGCTAACTGATAGTTACCTTATCGTCGTGAAGGATGAAGAAACAGTTAAAGCTTTATACCCTGTTGAGGAACTAGATAAAACAGACTGGAAGGAATTATCTTATTTTGCAGGCTTTGATGCAAAGGGTAGCTCTGAAAATGAAATAGCATTAACAAATGCTTTATCGACAAAGCTAACGGAGGCATCAATCCAAGGACATGCAGAAGGACGGGAGCAATCGAGAGAATCATTCTATTCTGTATACGGTGGTTTATTTTTCCTAGGCCTATTTCTTGGAGCATTATTCATAATGGCAGCAGTTCTCATTATGTATTACAAGCAAATTTCTGAAGGATATGAGGACAAAGGACGTTTTTCCATTATGCAAAAAGTCGGCTTGAGTAAAGAGGAAATTAAAAAATCAATTAAGAGCCAAGTGCTGATCGTGTTCTTCCTGCCACTTATTACAGCCGTCATTCATATAGCTTTTGCATTCAAAGTAATCACGAAATTAATGGCTTTGTTAAACCTAACAAATATTGGTCTCTTTGTTATCTGTACAGCTGCAACCATACTCATATTTGCTGTGTTTTATGCGATTGTTTATAAATTAACAGCAAGAGAATACTATAAGATTGTTAGTTAG
- a CDS encoding DUF2812 domain-containing protein → MTTKKVLKVFWAWQDDNEEIWLNEMAKRGWALKSYRFIYTFEKVEETNYVYKLDYKSTKDDDLEEYKALFKDSGWEYVTRYGDWHYFRTIKTEETSPEIYSDVEYKIETYNGLLQNLIGAFLALLIISTLVIFEVIGESFSIGISFFLGGITFITGLCVMKVKQKINRCRE, encoded by the coding sequence ATGACAACAAAGAAAGTGCTTAAGGTCTTTTGGGCATGGCAGGATGACAATGAGGAAATCTGGTTAAATGAGATGGCGAAAAGAGGATGGGCACTAAAATCCTATCGCTTCATCTATACTTTTGAAAAAGTAGAAGAAACCAATTATGTCTATAAACTCGATTACAAGTCGACGAAGGATGATGATTTAGAAGAATACAAAGCACTATTTAAGGACTCCGGCTGGGAATATGTCACACGATATGGCGACTGGCACTATTTCCGTACCATTAAAACAGAGGAGACTTCTCCTGAAATATACAGTGATGTTGAATATAAAATTGAAACCTACAATGGATTACTCCAAAACTTAATTGGAGCTTTTCTTGCACTGTTGATCATTTCTACCTTGGTTATTTTTGAGGTAATCGGAGAATCGTTTTCTATCGGTATCAGCTTTTTTCTTGGAGGTATAACCTTTATTACTGGTCTATGTGTCATGAAAGTGAAACAAAAGATTAATAGATGTCGAGAGTAG
- a CDS encoding ABC transporter ATP-binding protein: MSKNTVSQTKSRDGRRVLAFLKPYKKWVIGDSIVIAISQVFSALIPTLALSWLVDTILPNENYNWLWGLMWLLILSAVLDLVMMVIDEYFCHQTAKTVTNWQKLRLFRHLQILPYSFYHNNPSGELLARVSDDPDTLHNFLAWEGSTFMASVQGVIIYSLVLLWIHPYLMITSVVLGVIFYWTSNYVGARTRAASADARKEASRYLERLRESVTGIHLSRVMGVSDSEVESVVAIRDTFVKHSIKELKARMQSVIVIASYNGFALGVVYLISTMLIWDNNLSTGQMLTAGGLVTIAANEMQRLLRNWLSVRRTGPALDRSEILLAEETAEAETTTGVRGDRSQGHIRLHDVTFAYPGKEENVLSGVSFTIQAGEKVALVGPSGSGKSTIVDLLFRLYEMNKGQIEVDGRSITDWDTNWLRSQMAIVTQDVTLRSGTLAENLRIGKPDATDEELLKAMKDSGLGELIDTLPEGLDTKVGERGSLLSGGQKQRLSLARAILKDAPILVLDEASSALDPITETKMNEAVLKSGKKQTILIISHRLSTVLSADKVIVLEHGKIVEEGTHAQLLENQMGVYSRLFGREVEIGERTIQGVPLGTV, translated from the coding sequence ATGAGCAAAAACACTGTCTCTCAAACAAAAAGTCGCGATGGAAGAAGAGTCCTTGCGTTTTTAAAGCCTTATAAAAAATGGGTTATTGGTGACTCAATTGTAATTGCAATCAGTCAGGTTTTTTCCGCACTCATTCCAACGTTAGCTTTAAGCTGGTTAGTAGATACCATTCTTCCAAATGAAAACTATAATTGGCTTTGGGGCTTAATGTGGTTATTAATTTTATCAGCTGTGTTAGATTTAGTGATGATGGTCATCGATGAATACTTTTGCCATCAAACTGCTAAAACGGTAACGAACTGGCAGAAGTTACGACTATTCCGTCACCTGCAAATTTTGCCTTACTCGTTTTATCATAACAACCCTTCTGGGGAATTGTTGGCGAGAGTGTCAGATGACCCCGATACACTGCACAACTTCCTGGCGTGGGAAGGATCTACCTTTATGGCCAGTGTGCAAGGGGTTATTATTTATAGTTTAGTCTTGTTATGGATTCATCCGTATTTAATGATTACGAGTGTGGTGCTCGGAGTTATTTTCTACTGGACATCCAATTATGTAGGAGCGAGAACGAGAGCAGCCTCTGCAGATGCTAGAAAGGAAGCTTCTCGATATCTAGAGAGGTTAAGAGAATCAGTAACGGGTATTCATTTATCCCGAGTTATGGGTGTATCAGACAGTGAAGTGGAAAGTGTTGTTGCGATTCGTGATACGTTTGTGAAGCACTCGATCAAAGAATTAAAAGCGAGAATGCAGTCTGTTATTGTCATTGCGAGCTATAACGGCTTTGCATTAGGTGTTGTCTATTTGATTAGTACCATGCTCATTTGGGATAACAATCTCTCAACTGGACAGATGCTGACTGCCGGTGGATTAGTGACGATTGCGGCAAATGAAATGCAGAGACTTCTTCGTAACTGGTTATCGGTAAGAAGAACAGGTCCAGCACTTGACCGCTCTGAAATTTTGCTAGCTGAGGAAACGGCTGAAGCAGAAACGACTACTGGTGTTCGTGGTGATCGATCTCAAGGTCACATTCGTCTTCATGATGTGACATTCGCATATCCTGGTAAAGAGGAAAATGTGTTATCAGGGGTTTCTTTTACGATTCAGGCAGGGGAAAAGGTAGCGTTAGTTGGTCCGAGTGGATCTGGTAAATCTACGATTGTTGATTTGTTATTTAGATTGTATGAAATGAACAAGGGGCAAATTGAAGTAGACGGAAGAAGTATTACTGATTGGGATACGAATTGGCTTCGTTCTCAAATGGCCATTGTGACACAAGATGTGACGTTACGAAGCGGGACATTGGCTGAAAACTTACGAATTGGTAAGCCAGACGCAACAGATGAAGAATTGCTGAAAGCCATGAAGGACAGCGGGCTAGGCGAACTCATCGATACATTGCCAGAGGGCTTAGATACGAAGGTAGGAGAACGAGGAAGCTTGTTATCAGGCGGACAAAAGCAGCGTCTCTCTCTAGCAAGAGCAATCCTAAAGGACGCACCTATACTTGTTTTGGATGAAGCCAGCTCCGCACTGGATCCAATAACCGAAACAAAAATGAATGAAGCGGTTTTAAAATCAGGAAAGAAACAAACGATCCTCATTATCTCACACCGTCTATCTACTGTTTTATCGGCAGACAAAGTGATCGTACTAGAGCACGGTAAGATTGTAGAAGAAGGAACACATGCACAGTTACTGGAAAATCAAATGGGGGTATATAGCCGACTGTTTGGCCGTGAAGTTGAAATCGGAGAGAGAACAATTCAGGGTGTTCCATTGGGGACTGTATAA
- a CDS encoding ABC transporter ATP-binding protein encodes MNLVKTTLRHFKPYWKRLLLALIFSLIGGAFTVMPSILVGKLVDVVIDGKEMNLLIWIVGGVLIAYLGKSLFETMQEFVQVKIGLDVITDMQIRAFKRLHRTPMSFFTTAPRGDMLYRLTHDVESIQNLNNTVVPRIIQQFIGAVAAFATVFVIYWPAAIVMFVVFAIYIYPSFVLGKTMRKMSAVQREMRADMYSHLQESIESVRLVRTYQTQEDEVGTQEKKMLDWKNYSIRAALIGKVNWRLGNLFNIATPGVIMLIGGFSIWKGEITVGVIVSCLSFVPIMFQPVRSLAENALIIQQAIPALHRIYEYFDLPEEHEENLPSFGEVKGKIELEDIHFTYPNSEKEILKGVSVFLEQGQHIGIVGTSGGGKSTLVQILLGLYEPSSGSVTIDDKNLFDYNRNSFRQQVGVVSQETFLLNSTIRQNLLYGKPLATQEELEQAVEAAGLKDLIETLEDGYETIVGERGLKLSGGQRQRVALARAILRQPPVLIFDEATSSLDGETEEKVQASLEELIPGRTTITIAHRLITVRKADTIILLDQGMVAEKGTHEELLALKGQYYELYKAQYSELEKEMVG; translated from the coding sequence ATGAATTTAGTGAAAACAACGTTGCGGCATTTTAAGCCGTATTGGAAAAGGTTGCTTTTAGCTTTAATTTTTTCGTTAATCGGTGGAGCTTTCACGGTGATGCCTTCCATCCTAGTTGGTAAGCTGGTCGATGTGGTAATTGACGGAAAGGAAATGAACCTGCTGATTTGGATTGTAGGTGGCGTTCTTATTGCGTATCTAGGGAAGTCACTATTCGAGACGATGCAGGAGTTTGTGCAGGTGAAGATTGGTCTTGATGTTATCACTGATATGCAAATACGGGCGTTTAAACGATTGCATCGTACACCGATGTCTTTTTTTACGACAGCACCACGTGGAGATATGCTGTATCGTTTGACTCATGATGTGGAATCGATTCAAAACTTGAATAACACAGTCGTACCGAGAATCATTCAACAATTCATCGGAGCAGTTGCAGCCTTTGCAACGGTATTTGTAATTTATTGGCCAGCAGCCATCGTGATGTTTGTCGTGTTTGCGATCTACATATACCCTTCATTTGTGTTAGGAAAGACGATGCGAAAAATGAGTGCTGTTCAACGTGAAATGCGTGCAGATATGTATTCACACCTTCAGGAAAGTATTGAAAGTGTTCGTTTAGTCAGAACGTATCAGACACAGGAAGATGAAGTAGGCACTCAAGAAAAGAAAATGCTAGATTGGAAGAACTACTCGATTCGTGCAGCGCTAATCGGTAAAGTAAACTGGCGTCTGGGGAACTTATTTAATATCGCCACACCTGGTGTGATCATGTTAATCGGAGGCTTCTCCATCTGGAAAGGAGAGATAACGGTAGGGGTGATTGTGTCATGTCTAAGTTTTGTCCCTATTATGTTTCAGCCTGTAAGATCACTTGCTGAAAATGCATTAATTATCCAACAGGCAATCCCGGCTTTACACAGAATCTATGAATATTTCGATCTGCCGGAAGAACATGAAGAAAACCTTCCTTCATTTGGAGAAGTAAAAGGGAAAATTGAACTGGAGGATATTCATTTTACGTATCCAAACAGTGAGAAGGAGATATTAAAAGGTGTTTCTGTATTCTTAGAACAAGGTCAGCATATCGGAATTGTAGGTACGAGTGGAGGCGGGAAAAGTACACTTGTCCAAATTTTATTGGGATTATATGAACCTAGTTCGGGTTCTGTAACGATTGATGATAAGAATTTATTTGATTATAACCGAAACAGCTTCCGTCAGCAGGTGGGTGTGGTATCTCAAGAAACATTTCTGTTAAATAGTACGATTCGTCAAAACCTTTTATATGGTAAACCACTTGCGACCCAGGAAGAGCTAGAGCAAGCAGTAGAAGCAGCGGGCTTAAAGGATTTAATTGAAACACTTGAAGATGGATATGAAACGATTGTGGGTGAGCGGGGTCTAAAGCTTTCTGGAGGTCAACGTCAACGTGTCGCATTAGCAAGAGCGATTTTACGTCAACCACCTGTCCTCATTTTTGATGAAGCAACGTCATCACTAGACGGGGAAACAGAAGAAAAAGTTCAAGCATCCCTTGAAGAGCTCATACCGGGTCGAACCACCATTACAATTGCGCATAGATTAATCACCGTTCGTAAGGCAGATACTATCATTCTATTAGACCAAGGTATGGTGGCTGAAAAAGGAACACATGAAGAGCTGCTTGCATTAAAAGGGCAATATTACGAATTATACAAAGCTCAATATAGTGAACTAGAAAAGGAGATGGTAGGATGA
- a CDS encoding HAMP domain-containing histidine kinase, whose amino-acid sequence MFLFFILCFMIVFSLSHLPLDPILYSILLCSYGSLIFFAVDYIKFRKHYKKLNHAEKTITVHMNHMPVPNNAIEQKYQELVGILHANKNELTVQADQQQKDLVDYFTQWTHQIKSPIAAMRLLLQSEHTEQTAELELELIKIEQYVEFVLQYLRLENMSNDLVFKEYEIDSIIKLAIRKNAKLFIRKKISLNYSDINVSVLTDEKWLLFVIEQILTNALKYTNEGSISIDWKNNQLTIEDTGIGIQEEDLPRVFEKGFTGFNGRAFKQSTGIGLYLCKQILTKLSHDITIQSEVGKGTKVIIDLETKEIGVE is encoded by the coding sequence ATGTTCCTCTTTTTTATCTTATGTTTCATGATCGTGTTTTCACTTAGCCACCTCCCCCTTGACCCCATCCTCTACTCTATCCTTTTATGTTCTTATGGTTCCCTCATCTTTTTTGCTGTCGATTATATCAAATTTAGAAAGCACTATAAAAAGCTAAACCATGCAGAAAAAACAATTACGGTACACATGAATCATATGCCAGTCCCAAACAATGCAATTGAACAAAAGTATCAAGAACTAGTGGGAATTCTACATGCAAATAAGAACGAATTGACCGTTCAAGCTGATCAACAACAAAAGGATTTAGTTGATTATTTTACACAGTGGACCCATCAAATTAAATCACCTATTGCAGCGATGCGTCTCCTTTTGCAATCAGAACATACGGAGCAAACAGCTGAACTGGAATTGGAATTAATAAAAATTGAACAATATGTTGAATTTGTTCTTCAATATTTACGATTGGAAAATATGTCGAATGACCTTGTTTTTAAGGAGTATGAAATTGACTCTATCATCAAACTAGCCATCCGAAAAAATGCCAAACTGTTTATCCGAAAAAAAATCAGTCTGAACTATTCAGATATTAACGTCTCCGTATTAACAGATGAAAAGTGGTTGCTATTTGTCATAGAGCAAATTCTAACGAATGCTTTAAAGTATACAAATGAAGGTAGTATTTCGATTGATTGGAAGAATAATCAATTAACGATAGAAGATACAGGCATAGGAATTCAAGAGGAAGACTTACCTCGTGTATTTGAAAAGGGCTTTACTGGATTTAATGGACGAGCCTTTAAACAATCGACAGGGATTGGTTTATATCTTTGTAAACAAATATTGACCAAGCTTTCCCATGACATAACCATTCAATCAGAGGTAGGAAAAGGAACGAAGGTCATTATCGATTTGGAAACGAAGGAAATTGGAGTGGAATGA
- a CDS encoding helix-turn-helix transcriptional regulator, producing MKKTSPHHYLPLTHTTYYILISLITPLHGYGIMQKVEEMSNGEVKLGPGTLYGALSKLEKQNMISKTEEDEERRKCYVLTQLGKQVVKLEWERLQTLVEVSRKLVHDIEVEQ from the coding sequence ATGAAAAAAACCTCACCACATCATTATTTACCTCTCACACATACCACTTATTACATATTAATTTCGCTCATTACACCACTTCATGGCTATGGCATTATGCAAAAGGTTGAAGAGATGAGTAATGGAGAAGTCAAACTAGGTCCCGGGACATTATACGGGGCATTAAGTAAGCTGGAAAAACAAAACATGATCAGTAAAACAGAAGAAGACGAAGAGAGAAGAAAATGCTATGTCTTAACCCAATTAGGAAAGCAAGTCGTGAAATTAGAATGGGAACGACTACAAACTCTAGTAGAAGTAAGTCGGAAGCTTGTTCATGATATCGAGGTGGAACAATGA